One genomic region from Haloarcula taiwanensis encodes:
- a CDS encoding phytoene dehydrogenase, with product MRDALSQDRTVTVVGGGFGGLSAACYLADAGADVRLLERHDRLGGHAGVLERDGFRFDTGPSWYLMPDVFERFFGHFDREPSDYYELERLDPQYRVFWKDGDRVTIRPNRENAREVFESYEDGAGDALAEYLERAEQNYDLAMDRVVYEGRERLRDYVDTDLLPLAPRARLFGSMDDYVSRYIDHPKLRQLLEYTLVFLGGAPYNTPALYSIMSHVDLNMNVFYPEGGIAGVVDSLGSLARELGVDIQTGTEVQHIAGEAGAFELTTENGVVTADLVVSNANPAYTEQNLLDAAARDHDPEYWDDQTYAPSAFMLYLGVEGSVEPLAHHSLVLPTDWDDHFEQIFDRPAWPDEPAYYLSVASQTDETVAPDGHHAVVVLVPIAPGLDDGPEVREEYREFILDDLAEQTGVDLRDRIVVEQTACVSEFADRFGDPQGTALGLAHTLFQTGPLRPGHRAGLDGLYYTGAYTTPGIGMPMCLISGEHTARDVIEDSPFETAGDRSASTAD from the coding sequence ATGCGTGATGCCCTCTCACAGGACCGGACGGTGACCGTCGTCGGCGGCGGCTTCGGCGGCCTCTCGGCGGCGTGCTACCTCGCCGACGCCGGGGCCGACGTGCGACTGCTCGAACGCCACGACCGTCTCGGCGGCCACGCGGGCGTCCTCGAACGCGACGGCTTCCGGTTCGACACCGGCCCGTCGTGGTACCTGATGCCCGACGTGTTCGAGCGCTTCTTCGGCCACTTCGACCGCGAGCCGAGCGACTACTACGAACTGGAGCGGCTGGACCCCCAGTACCGGGTGTTCTGGAAGGACGGGGACCGCGTGACGATTCGGCCCAACAGAGAGAACGCCCGTGAGGTGTTCGAGTCTTACGAGGACGGGGCCGGCGACGCGCTGGCCGAGTATCTCGAACGGGCCGAACAGAACTACGACCTCGCGATGGACCGGGTCGTCTACGAGGGCCGCGAGCGACTGCGGGACTACGTCGACACCGACCTCCTCCCGCTCGCGCCGCGGGCGCGGCTGTTCGGCTCGATGGACGACTACGTCAGCCGCTACATCGACCACCCAAAGCTCCGGCAGTTGCTCGAATACACGCTGGTGTTTCTCGGCGGGGCCCCGTACAACACGCCGGCGCTGTACAGCATCATGAGCCACGTCGACCTGAACATGAACGTGTTCTACCCGGAGGGCGGTATCGCCGGCGTCGTCGACAGCCTCGGGTCGCTCGCCCGCGAACTCGGTGTCGATATTCAGACTGGGACCGAGGTCCAGCACATCGCCGGCGAGGCGGGGGCGTTCGAACTGACTACCGAGAACGGCGTCGTCACCGCCGACCTCGTGGTCAGCAACGCCAACCCGGCCTACACCGAGCAGAATCTGCTCGACGCCGCCGCACGCGACCACGACCCCGAATACTGGGACGACCAGACCTACGCGCCGTCGGCGTTCATGCTGTATCTCGGCGTCGAGGGGAGCGTGGAGCCGCTGGCCCACCACTCACTGGTCCTGCCGACGGACTGGGACGACCACTTCGAGCAGATATTCGACCGGCCAGCGTGGCCCGACGAGCCCGCGTACTATCTCTCTGTCGCGTCGCAGACCGATGAGACGGTCGCTCCCGATGGCCACCACGCCGTCGTCGTCCTCGTCCCCATCGCGCCGGGGCTGGACGACGGTCCCGAGGTCCGCGAAGAATACCGGGAGTTCATTCTTGACGACCTCGCCGAACAGACCGGCGTGGACCTCCGCGACCGCATCGTCGTTGAACAGACGGCGTGTGTCAGCGAATTCGCAGACCGCTTTGGCGACCCGCAGGGGACGGCGCTCGGGCTGGCCCACACCCTGTTCCAGACCGGACCGCTCCGCCCCGGCCACCGCGCCGGCCTGGACGGGCTCTACTACACCGGGGCCTACACGACCCCCGGCATCGGGATGCCGATGTGCCTCATCAGCGGCGAACACACCGCCCGGGACGTCATCGAGGACAGCCCCTTCGAGACGGCAGGGGACCGCTCGGCCTCGACGGCCGACTGA
- a CDS encoding adenine phosphoribosyltransferase yields MEKLRESLHEAPIIDKDGYSYLVHPLSNGVPMLEPELLREVVVGVTRAADLDVDKIVAPEAMGIHIATALSLQTDIPLVVIRKRSYGLDDEVPLHKTTGYSESEMFINDIEAGDDLLIVDDLLSTGGTMAAICEALDGIGANISDIVVVFRKQGESALDDTDYEVTSLVDISVDQDGVTIHD; encoded by the coding sequence ATGGAGAAGCTTCGCGAGTCGCTGCACGAGGCCCCGATAATCGACAAGGACGGGTACTCCTACCTGGTCCACCCGCTCAGCAACGGCGTGCCGATGCTGGAACCGGAACTCCTCCGCGAGGTCGTCGTCGGCGTGACGCGGGCAGCCGACCTCGACGTGGACAAAATCGTCGCGCCGGAGGCGATGGGCATCCACATCGCGACCGCGCTCTCGCTACAGACCGATATCCCGCTGGTGGTCATCCGCAAGCGCTCCTACGGCCTCGACGACGAGGTCCCGCTGCACAAGACCACCGGCTACTCCGAGTCGGAGATGTTCATCAACGACATTGAGGCGGGCGACGACCTGCTCATCGTCGACGACCTGCTCTCGACCGGCGGGACGATGGCCGCCATCTGCGAGGCGCTGGACGGCATCGGCGCGAACATCTCCGATATCGTCGTCGTCTTCCGGAAACAGGGCGAGTCCGCGCTGGACGACACCGACTACGAGGTGACCAGCCTGGTCGACATCTCGGTCGACCAAGACGGCGTCACAATCCACGACTGA
- a CDS encoding disulfide bond formation protein B: MADPRSAFDRPRLLLAAATAVAAVATAGSLYLSLGLGLTPCRLCWYQRILMYPLVVVLGVAAVENRPGVVRTALPLAVPGAAVAAFHSWLQVSQTTCGLGVVSCAQIQYRVLGLTVPNLALTAFLLVTGLVVAASVRS; this comes from the coding sequence GTGGCCGACCCGCGCTCCGCCTTCGACCGACCTCGGCTCCTGCTGGCCGCGGCGACAGCCGTCGCTGCCGTCGCGACGGCCGGCAGCCTCTATCTCTCGCTGGGACTGGGACTGACGCCCTGCCGGCTCTGCTGGTACCAGCGGATCCTGATGTACCCGCTGGTGGTCGTCCTCGGCGTCGCCGCCGTCGAGAACCGCCCCGGCGTCGTCCGGACGGCGCTGCCGCTCGCGGTGCCGGGGGCCGCCGTCGCGGCCTTCCACTCCTGGCTGCAGGTGAGCCAGACGACCTGCGGCCTCGGGGTGGTTAGCTGCGCCCAGATACAGTACCGGGTACTCGGCCTGACCGTGCCGAACCTCGCGCTGACGGCGTTTCTGCTGGTGACCGGCCTGGTCGTCGCGGCGTCCGTGCGGTCGTAG
- a CDS encoding aryl-alcohol dehydrogenase, whose protein sequence is MEYTRLGSTGTTVSQLCFGTWRFGRETGGVVETDREQAHDLLDAAWERGINFIDTANVYGNPNGTSEEYIGEWLEDYDREDFVIASKVYFPFDGRGEPGPNDSGLGRKHIRAQIQGTLDRLDTDYLDLYYIHRWDEHSDIEETLSTLDDLVRSGKVHHLGASTMAAWQLTKALWKSDVEDYERFEVTQPLFHAGYRDDVKDYLDVCADQDIAVCPYSPLAGGFLTGKYERTDDDDPTAFEGPEGARGSLSDRFEDFYLSERGWHVLDELRAVADELDATPAQVALRWLIEQPDITCVPIVGARTADQLDENVGATDISLSDEQFNRIVSARYAEDGERWGHRE, encoded by the coding sequence ATGGAGTACACCAGACTCGGTTCGACCGGGACGACGGTTTCACAGCTGTGTTTCGGCACCTGGCGCTTCGGGCGGGAGACCGGCGGCGTGGTCGAGACCGACCGCGAGCAGGCCCACGACCTGCTGGACGCGGCCTGGGAGCGGGGCATCAACTTCATCGACACCGCCAACGTCTACGGCAACCCCAACGGGACCAGCGAGGAGTACATCGGGGAGTGGCTCGAGGACTACGACCGGGAGGACTTCGTCATCGCGTCGAAGGTGTACTTCCCCTTCGACGGCCGCGGCGAGCCCGGCCCCAACGACTCCGGCCTCGGTCGCAAGCACATCCGCGCCCAGATACAGGGCACGCTTGACCGCCTCGACACGGACTATCTGGACCTCTATTACATCCACCGCTGGGACGAGCACAGCGACATCGAGGAGACGCTGTCGACCCTCGACGACCTCGTTCGCTCGGGCAAGGTCCACCACCTCGGCGCGTCGACGATGGCCGCCTGGCAGCTGACCAAGGCCCTCTGGAAGAGCGACGTCGAGGACTACGAGCGCTTCGAGGTGACACAGCCGCTCTTTCACGCCGGCTACCGCGACGACGTGAAAGACTACCTCGACGTGTGCGCCGACCAGGACATCGCGGTCTGCCCGTACTCGCCACTGGCCGGTGGCTTCCTCACCGGCAAGTACGAGCGCACTGACGACGACGACCCGACGGCCTTCGAGGGGCCGGAGGGCGCTCGCGGCTCGCTGTCCGACCGCTTCGAGGACTTTTACCTCTCGGAGCGTGGCTGGCACGTCCTCGATGAACTCCGTGCGGTCGCGGACGAACTCGACGCCACGCCCGCCCAGGTCGCGCTCCGCTGGCTCATCGAACAGCCGGACATCACCTGCGTCCCCATCGTCGGCGCTCGCACCGCCGACCAGCTCGACGAGAACGTCGGCGCGACCGACATCTCGCTGTCCGACGAGCAGTTCAACCGCATCGTGAGCGCCCGCTACGCCGAGGACGGCGAGCGCTGGGGCCACCGCGAGTAA
- a CDS encoding endonuclease III yields MSDEEPAENISGGAAGGGRSATFDPETAGTRAEAVVDRLGDLYWQKTYGGQDAFECLVRTILSQNTSDKASQPAHDELMARYRDESDDGDLARTLADADQPELAETISSAGLYNQKSERIVALAQRICEEYGGEDGFDEFVREGDPETVRSALLDMNGVGPKTADCVLLFAGGRGGVFPVDTHVHRIARRMGLAPADADHETVREYLERDVPAEKCGFGHTAMIQFGREYCSARKPACLDDPDACPLAGHCDQVGVYPASGEVVDPAEVE; encoded by the coding sequence ATGAGCGACGAGGAACCAGCGGAGAACATCAGCGGTGGGGCCGCTGGCGGCGGTCGGTCGGCCACGTTCGACCCGGAGACGGCGGGCACGCGGGCCGAAGCCGTCGTGGACCGCCTCGGCGACCTGTACTGGCAGAAGACCTACGGCGGCCAGGACGCCTTCGAATGTCTCGTCCGAACGATACTCAGCCAGAACACCTCCGACAAGGCAAGTCAGCCCGCTCACGACGAGCTGATGGCGCGGTACAGGGACGAGTCGGACGACGGGGACCTCGCCCGCACGCTGGCCGACGCCGACCAGCCCGAACTCGCCGAAACCATCTCCTCGGCCGGACTCTACAACCAGAAGTCCGAGCGCATCGTCGCCCTCGCCCAGCGTATCTGCGAGGAGTACGGCGGCGAGGACGGCTTCGACGAGTTCGTCAGGGAGGGCGACCCCGAGACGGTACGGTCGGCGCTGCTGGACATGAACGGCGTCGGCCCGAAGACCGCCGACTGCGTTCTGCTGTTCGCCGGCGGCCGCGGCGGCGTGTTTCCCGTCGACACGCACGTCCACCGCATCGCCCGCCGGATGGGGCTGGCCCCGGCCGACGCCGACCACGAGACCGTCCGCGAGTACCTGGAGCGGGACGTGCCCGCCGAGAAGTGCGGCTTTGGCCACACCGCGATGATTCAGTTCGGCCGGGAGTACTGTAGCGCCCGCAAGCCCGCCTGTCTGGACGACCCCGACGCCTGCCCGCTGGCGGGCCACTGCGACCAGGTCGGCGTGTATCCGGCTTCCGGCGAGGTCGTCGACCCCGCTGAAGTAGAGTGA
- a CDS encoding cytochrome Fbr, producing MPQRRDLLKTVGIAATGLLAGCPSQGSSESNTAANTETTAQEATAGTDSSGESGVSVGPMTAVATEWNVYRARLYDAVALGRAGAPGAGATIAQNIFARFEGASGEYGAHEQLESTSKAAYEGFEEALGAVQSSLSESDVSGAASAANEASGHLQTAQQAAAGQRATRVLDLLLLGSRASNAAMAGTLGAFEGAATIAEETMTAFEDALVYSQIEEADAESYEAFESALAGISSAAGSEDASGVTEQARAALDATVSGAYALAQEESVAGAGHLATMQARGWDAAALAAGGGAGADYAHATTLNTYRARVHDAGWLARAGELDTAATMVEDVFAHFESAAAHDALEEADGEAYEAFESGLSDLSSAIENENTEGVASAVETVDTNLVAGIEALAGGNAPVLQSGFFRARFADARELYRQGKASRAATLVSDLFGRFEKNQLDFHETLEETSEDLYHRFEEEHLAGLQSAYENGEDDAVGTHHDGVLAALLEFESAHSAAVASGSGATYMAGLTFDAAATSTLGNADRAASTAQEALAFFESGAAGYHEALEEANEDLYHRFEDEALGGVISAANDGGDVYAAAKTFYGAAIESVTAVVGSSSGETGAAAASIVSDVFATFENAAVHDKLENADAAAYEGYEAALNDYVAGLESGSTDGATAFADAARTAAFAVVGAVDSAPSGSSGHGGEASEETESSLSGGPNVVEGVPEDADHVVDMQAVAFNPEELTVSVGDKVAWKHAGGEAHNVVAYEEELPEDATYWASGGFETESAAREGWENGKGAVQSGQSYVHTFETAGEHGYFCVPHEAAGMVGTVVVEE from the coding sequence ATGCCACAGAGACGTGACTTGCTGAAGACAGTGGGGATCGCTGCGACGGGACTGCTTGCCGGGTGTCCCAGCCAGGGGTCGTCAGAATCGAACACGGCGGCGAACACCGAAACGACAGCACAGGAAGCGACCGCAGGCACAGACAGTAGCGGCGAAAGCGGCGTTTCGGTCGGGCCGATGACCGCTGTCGCGACTGAGTGGAATGTCTATCGGGCGCGGCTGTACGATGCTGTCGCGCTGGGCCGGGCCGGTGCGCCCGGTGCCGGGGCGACCATCGCACAGAACATCTTCGCCCGCTTCGAGGGCGCGTCCGGTGAGTACGGTGCCCACGAACAGCTTGAATCTACGTCCAAGGCAGCATACGAGGGGTTCGAAGAGGCACTCGGCGCGGTCCAGTCGTCGCTGTCTGAGAGCGACGTGTCCGGAGCCGCGTCGGCCGCCAACGAGGCGTCAGGCCACCTCCAGACGGCCCAGCAGGCCGCTGCCGGACAGCGGGCTACCAGAGTGCTGGACCTGCTCTTGCTGGGCAGCCGGGCGAGCAATGCCGCCATGGCCGGGACCCTGGGCGCTTTCGAGGGGGCCGCCACTATCGCGGAGGAGACGATGACCGCGTTCGAGGACGCACTGGTCTACAGTCAGATTGAGGAGGCGGACGCGGAGTCGTACGAAGCCTTCGAGAGCGCACTGGCTGGCATCAGTTCCGCTGCGGGTAGTGAAGACGCGAGCGGTGTCACCGAACAGGCCCGTGCCGCGCTCGATGCGACCGTTTCGGGCGCGTATGCGCTGGCTCAGGAGGAGTCAGTCGCCGGCGCGGGCCACCTCGCAACGATGCAGGCCCGCGGCTGGGACGCGGCCGCGCTCGCCGCAGGCGGTGGTGCCGGGGCTGACTACGCCCACGCGACGACGCTGAACACGTACCGGGCTCGTGTCCACGACGCTGGGTGGCTGGCCCGTGCCGGGGAGCTGGACACCGCGGCGACGATGGTCGAGGACGTGTTCGCTCACTTCGAAAGTGCGGCCGCCCACGACGCCCTCGAAGAGGCGGACGGCGAGGCCTACGAAGCGTTCGAGTCCGGTCTGTCGGACCTCTCGTCGGCCATCGAGAATGAGAACACCGAGGGCGTCGCGTCGGCTGTCGAGACCGTCGACACCAACCTCGTCGCCGGCATCGAGGCGCTGGCCGGGGGCAACGCGCCGGTCCTCCAGTCGGGCTTCTTCAGAGCCCGCTTCGCCGACGCACGCGAACTGTACCGCCAGGGCAAGGCGAGCCGGGCGGCGACGCTCGTTTCGGACCTCTTCGGCCGGTTCGAGAAGAACCAGCTGGACTTCCACGAGACGCTGGAGGAGACCAGCGAGGACCTCTATCACCGCTTCGAGGAAGAGCACCTGGCGGGGCTCCAGTCGGCCTACGAGAACGGCGAGGACGACGCGGTCGGCACCCACCACGACGGTGTCCTCGCGGCGCTGCTGGAGTTCGAGTCGGCTCACAGCGCCGCCGTTGCCAGCGGGTCCGGCGCGACATACATGGCCGGCCTGACATTCGACGCGGCGGCGACAAGCACGCTCGGGAACGCCGACCGCGCGGCGTCGACTGCTCAGGAGGCGCTTGCGTTCTTCGAATCTGGGGCCGCCGGCTACCACGAGGCGCTGGAAGAAGCGAATGAGGACCTGTATCACCGCTTTGAGGACGAAGCGCTCGGGGGCGTCATCTCCGCTGCGAACGATGGCGGCGACGTGTACGCGGCTGCGAAGACGTTCTACGGCGCGGCCATCGAATCGGTGACGGCCGTCGTCGGGTCGAGCAGCGGCGAGACCGGTGCCGCGGCCGCGAGCATCGTCAGCGACGTGTTCGCGACCTTCGAGAACGCCGCGGTACACGACAAACTCGAGAACGCGGACGCGGCGGCGTACGAAGGCTACGAGGCCGCGCTGAACGACTATGTCGCCGGCCTGGAGAGCGGGTCGACCGACGGCGCGACCGCGTTCGCAGACGCCGCCCGAACTGCGGCCTTCGCCGTCGTCGGCGCTGTCGACAGCGCCCCGAGCGGTTCCAGCGGCCACGGCGGCGAGGCGTCCGAGGAAACCGAATCGTCACTGTCCGGCGGCCCGAACGTCGTTGAAGGCGTTCCAGAGGATGCCGACCACGTCGTTGACATGCAGGCCGTGGCGTTCAATCCAGAGGAACTCACCGTCAGCGTCGGCGACAAGGTCGCCTGGAAACACGCCGGTGGCGAGGCACACAACGTCGTCGCATACGAAGAGGAACTCCCGGAGGATGCGACCTACTGGGCCTCCGGCGGGTTCGAAACCGAGTCGGCCGCACGCGAGGGCTGGGAGAACGGTAAGGGGGCTGTTCAGTCCGGCCAGAGCTACGTTCACACGTTCGAAACGGCCGGCGAGCACGGCTACTTCTGTGTACCACACGAGGCCGCGGGGATGGTTGGCACCGTCGTCGTCGAGGAATAA
- a CDS encoding S-adenosyl-l-methionine hydroxide adenosyltransferase — translation MITLSSDFGSPYPAAMRGVICRATDARIEDIAHDFPRQDVRATAFWLTQTLPYFPPAVHCVVVDPGVGTDRDALVVRAGEHALVGPDNGVLLPVARELADDKTDGTDDLEVFTWDYDDPASTTFHGRDVFAPAAASVHDTGVDNLEARPETAPTDDYVDLRFPEAAVESDGATGEVLVVDDFGNAVTNIPGELLAKRFGGTAAVDGGEAPVRRAYAAVDRGQRLVTVGSHGNVELAVNRGRGDEAFGVSTGDSVDLSL, via the coding sequence ATGATTACGCTGAGTTCCGACTTCGGCTCGCCGTACCCCGCAGCGATGAGAGGAGTCATTTGCCGGGCCACCGACGCCCGTATCGAGGACATTGCCCACGATTTTCCACGGCAGGATGTCAGGGCGACGGCCTTCTGGCTCACGCAGACGCTCCCGTACTTCCCGCCGGCAGTCCACTGTGTCGTCGTTGACCCGGGTGTCGGGACCGACCGGGACGCCCTCGTCGTTCGCGCAGGCGAGCACGCGCTTGTCGGTCCGGATAACGGCGTTCTCCTGCCGGTCGCCCGTGAACTGGCCGACGACAAGACCGACGGGACGGACGACTTGGAGGTGTTCACCTGGGACTACGACGACCCGGCGAGTACGACATTCCATGGGCGGGACGTGTTCGCGCCTGCCGCGGCGTCCGTCCACGACACCGGCGTCGACAACCTCGAAGCGCGGCCAGAAACTGCCCCGACTGACGACTACGTCGACCTCCGGTTTCCGGAGGCCGCTGTCGAGAGCGACGGGGCGACCGGCGAGGTGCTCGTCGTCGATGACTTCGGGAACGCCGTGACGAACATTCCCGGCGAGCTCCTCGCAAAGCGGTTCGGCGGGACGGCCGCAGTCGACGGCGGTGAGGCTCCTGTCCGCCGAGCCTACGCCGCCGTCGACCGTGGGCAGCGACTCGTCACCGTCGGCAGCCACGGGAACGTCGAACTTGCCGTCAACCGCGGTCGCGGCGACGAAGCGTTCGGTGTCAGTACCGGGGATAGTGTGGACCTCTCGCTGTAA
- a CDS encoding nicotinamide-nucleotide adenylyltransferase: MRGFYIGRFQPYHNGHHSMVERISEEVDELVLGIGSADDSHTTHDPFTAGERIMMITKAVAEYDLTTYVVPLEDINRNAVWVSHVESMCPDFDVAYSNNPLVVRLFEEAGIEVRQSPMFDRDRLEGSEIRQRMIDDESWRDRVPPSVVEVIEEIHGIKRLQHVSDTDSLERYAAADESVEKSIEDLDD, encoded by the coding sequence ATGCGTGGGTTCTACATCGGTCGCTTCCAGCCCTACCACAACGGCCATCACTCGATGGTTGAGCGGATCTCGGAGGAGGTCGACGAACTCGTTTTGGGTATCGGAAGCGCCGACGATTCACATACCACACACGACCCCTTTACGGCCGGTGAGCGGATCATGATGATCACAAAGGCCGTCGCGGAGTACGACCTGACGACCTACGTTGTCCCACTTGAGGATATCAACCGCAACGCCGTCTGGGTGAGCCACGTCGAGAGCATGTGTCCGGACTTCGACGTGGCCTACTCGAACAACCCGCTTGTCGTCCGCCTGTTCGAGGAGGCCGGCATCGAGGTCCGCCAGTCACCGATGTTCGACCGCGACCGGCTGGAGGGCAGCGAAATCCGCCAGCGCATGATAGACGACGAGTCATGGCGCGACCGCGTCCCGCCGTCGGTCGTCGAGGTCATCGAGGAGATTCACGGCATCAAGCGCCTCCAGCACGTCTCCGACACCGACTCGCTCGAACGGTACGCCGCCGCCGACGAGTCGGTCGAGAAGTCCATCGAGGACCTCGACGACTGA
- a CDS encoding ATP-dependent protease LonB gives MSDNTDTDATPDPDREASDAGEEEASTNGAKQDPDEPASDPSADEPSDPSEDRWGGEGETSETTLGSDVQVDGESDLEGDEENLLGGLDIESTADIEVPDRLVDQVIGQDHARDVIKKAAKQRRHVMMIGSPGTGKSMLAKAMSQLLPREELQDVLVYHNPDDGNEPKVRTVPGGKGEQIVEAHKEEARKRNQMRTFLMWIIIAIVIGYALILVQQVLLGILAAGVIYLAFRYGSRGSDAMIPNLLVNNANQKTAPFEDATGAHAGALLGDVRHDPFQSGGMETPSHDRVEPGAIHQANKGVLFVDEINTLDIRSQQKLMTAIQEGEFSITGQSERSSGAMVQTEPVPCDFIMIAAGNLDAMENMHPALRSRIKGYGYEVYMDDTIEDDPEMRRKYARFVAQEVENDGRLPHFTEEAVQEVILEARRRAGRKGHLSLKFRDLGGLVRVAGDIARAEDRERTERADVLQAKRRSRSIEQQLADNYIERRKDYELTVNQGDVVGRVNGLAVMGEDSGIVLPVMAEVSPSQGPGQVIATGQLKEMAEEAVQNVSAIIKKFSDEDISEKDVHIQFVQAGEGGVDGDSASITVATAVISAIEDVPIKQNLAMTGSLSVRGDVLPVGGVTHKIEAAAKSGLDTVIIPEANTQDVMIEDEYEDMIEIIPVSHISEVLEVALAGEAEKDSLVDRLKSITGKALDHEVGRQSGSPSPQ, from the coding sequence ATGAGCGACAACACCGACACCGACGCGACTCCCGACCCTGATCGGGAGGCATCCGACGCTGGGGAGGAAGAGGCGTCGACTAACGGGGCCAAACAGGACCCCGACGAACCTGCCTCTGACCCCTCAGCCGACGAGCCATCCGACCCGTCCGAGGACCGATGGGGCGGCGAGGGAGAAACGTCCGAAACGACACTCGGAAGCGATGTCCAAGTTGACGGCGAGTCCGATCTGGAGGGAGACGAGGAGAACCTCCTCGGCGGTCTCGACATCGAGTCGACCGCCGACATCGAAGTCCCGGACCGACTCGTCGACCAGGTCATCGGGCAGGACCACGCCCGTGACGTGATCAAGAAGGCGGCCAAACAGCGCCGCCACGTGATGATGATCGGCTCCCCCGGGACGGGGAAGTCGATGCTGGCAAAGGCGATGTCCCAACTGCTTCCGCGGGAGGAACTGCAGGACGTTCTTGTCTACCACAATCCCGACGACGGCAACGAGCCGAAAGTTCGCACCGTCCCCGGCGGCAAAGGGGAACAGATCGTCGAGGCCCACAAGGAGGAGGCCCGCAAGCGCAATCAGATGCGGACCTTCCTCATGTGGATCATCATCGCTATCGTCATCGGCTACGCCCTGATCCTCGTCCAGCAAGTCCTGCTGGGGATTCTCGCGGCCGGTGTCATCTATCTCGCGTTCCGCTACGGCTCGCGTGGCAGCGACGCGATGATTCCGAACCTGCTGGTCAACAACGCCAACCAGAAGACCGCGCCCTTCGAGGACGCGACCGGTGCCCACGCTGGCGCACTGCTTGGCGACGTGCGTCACGACCCGTTCCAGTCCGGTGGGATGGAGACGCCGAGCCACGACCGCGTCGAACCCGGCGCGATCCACCAGGCCAACAAAGGCGTGCTGTTCGTCGACGAGATCAACACGCTCGACATCCGCAGCCAGCAGAAGCTGATGACGGCCATTCAGGAGGGCGAGTTCTCCATCACGGGCCAGTCCGAGCGCTCCTCTGGCGCGATGGTCCAGACCGAACCCGTTCCCTGTGACTTCATCATGATCGCCGCGGGGAACCTCGACGCGATGGAGAACATGCACCCCGCGCTTCGCTCCCGTATCAAGGGATACGGGTACGAAGTGTACATGGACGACACCATCGAGGACGACCCCGAAATGCGACGGAAGTACGCACGCTTCGTCGCCCAGGAGGTCGAAAACGACGGGCGGCTCCCGCACTTCACCGAGGAGGCCGTTCAGGAGGTCATTCTGGAGGCTCGGCGTCGTGCCGGCCGTAAAGGCCACCTCAGTCTGAAGTTCCGTGATCTGGGCGGACTGGTCCGCGTCGCCGGCGACATCGCCCGTGCCGAGGACCGCGAACGCACCGAGCGTGCCGATGTCCTGCAGGCCAAACGACGCTCCCGGTCCATCGAGCAACAGCTCGCGGACAACTACATCGAGCGCCGCAAGGACTACGAACTCACCGTCAACCAGGGCGACGTTGTCGGGCGCGTCAACGGACTCGCCGTCATGGGCGAGGACAGCGGTATCGTCCTCCCCGTGATGGCCGAGGTCAGCCCGTCACAGGGCCCCGGCCAGGTCATCGCCACCGGACAGCTCAAGGAGATGGCCGAAGAGGCCGTCCAGAACGTCTCCGCGATTATCAAGAAGTTCTCCGACGAGGACATCTCCGAAAAGGACGTTCACATCCAGTTCGTGCAGGCCGGTGAAGGCGGCGTCGACGGCGACTCCGCATCTATCACCGTCGCAACCGCGGTTATCTCCGCGATAGAGGACGTTCCGATCAAGCAGAACCTCGCCATGACCGGCTCGCTGTCGGTCCGGGGCGACGTGCTCCCGGTCGGCGGTGTCACGCACAAGATCGAGGCGGCCGCGAAGTCCGGCCTCGATACGGTCATCATCCCCGAGGCGAACACGCAGGACGTGATGATCGAAGACGAGTACGAGGACATGATCGAAATCATCCCCGTCTCGCACATCTCCGAAGTGCTGGAGGTCGCGCTGGCCGGCGAAGCGGAGAAGGACTCGCTGGTCGACCGCCTCAAGTCCATCACGGGCAAGGCCCTCGATCACGAGGTCGGCCGGCAGAGCGGCAGTCCAAGTCCCCAATAA